One window of the Aptenodytes patagonicus chromosome 17, bAptPat1.pri.cur, whole genome shotgun sequence genome contains the following:
- the YWHAG gene encoding 14-3-3 protein gamma — protein sequence MVDREQLVQKARLAEQAERYDDMAAAMKNVTELNEPLSNEERNLLSVAYKNVVGARRSSWRVISSIEQKTSADGNEKKIEMVRAYREKIEKELEAVCQDVLSLLDNYLIKNCSETQYESKVFYLKMKGDYYRYLAEVATGEKRATVVESSEKAYSEAHEISKEHMQPTHPIRLGLALNYSVFYYEIQNAPEQACHLAKTAFDDAIAELDTLNEDSYKDSTLIMQLLRDNLTLWTSDQQDDDGGEGNN from the exons ATGGTGGACCGCGAGCAGCTGGTGCAGAAGGCCCGGCTGGCCGAGCAAGCCGAGCGATACGACGACATGGCGGCCGCCATGAAGAAC GTGACGGAGCTGAACGAGCCTCTCTCCAACGAAGAGAGGAACCTGTTGTCCGTTGCCTACAAAAACGTGGTGGGGGCGCGGCGCTCCTCTTGGCGAGTAATTAGCAGCATCGAGCAGAAGACCTCTGCCGATGGAAACGAGAAGAAGATAGAAATGGTCCGAGCCTACCGTGAGAAGATCGAGAAGGAGTTGGAAGCGGTGTGCCAGGATGTGCTGAGCCTGCTGGACAACTACCTGATCAAGAACTGCAGCGAGACGCAGTATGAGAGCAAAGTCTTCTACCTGAAGATGAAAGGGGACTATTACCGCTACCTGGCCGAAGTGGCCACTGGCGAGAAGAGGGCGACCGTGGTGGAGTCTTCGGAGAAAGCCTATAGCGAAGCCCATGAGATCAGCAAGGAGCACATGCAGCCGACCCATCCCATCCGGCTCGGTCTGGCGCTTAACTACTCGGTTTTCTACTACGAGATCCAGAACGCGCCGGAGCAGGCCTGCCACCTGGCCAAGACGGCCTTCGACGACGCCATTGCCGAGCTGGACACCCTCAACGAGGACTCCTACAAGGACTCAACGCTCATCATGCAGCTCCTCCGCGACAACCTAACGCTCTGGACGAGCGATCAGCAAGACGACGACGGTGGAGAAGGCAACAACTAG
- the HSPB1 gene encoding heat shock protein beta-1, with protein sequence MAERRVPFTFLRSPSWEPFRDWYHGSRLFDQSFGMPHIPEDWYKWPSGSAWPGYFRLLPRESALVPAPGSPYGQALSRQLSSGISEIRQTADSWKVTLDVNHFAPEELVVKTKDNIVEITGKHEEKQDEHGFISRCFTRKYTLPPGIEATAVKSSLSPDGMLTVEAPLPKPAIQSAEITIPVTVESQAKEPAKK encoded by the exons ATGGCCGAGCGCCGCGTCCCCTTCACCTTCCTGCGCAGCCCCAGCTGGGAGCCCTTCCGCGACTGGTACCATGGCAGCCGCCTCTTCGACCAGTCCTTCGGGATGCCCCATATCCCCGAGGATTGGTACAAgtggccgagcggcagcgcctgGCCGGGATATTTCCGTCTGCTGCCCCGGGAGAGCGCGCTGGTGCCGGCCCCCGGCTCGCCCTACGGGCAGGCGCTGAGCCGCCAGCTCAGCAGCGGCATCTCCGAGATCCGCCAGACCGCCGACAGCTGGAAGGTCACCTTGGACGTCAACCACTTCGCGCCCGAGGAGCTGGTGGTCAAGACCAAGGATAATATCGTGGAGATaactg gcAAACATGAGGAGAAGCAGGATGAGCACGGCTTCATCTCCAGGTGCTTCACCCGAAAATACAC CCTCCCCCCCGGCATCGAAGCCACGGCCGTGAAGTCCTCCCTCTCTCCTGACGGCATGCTCACGGTGGAGGCCCCCCTGCCCAAGCCGGCCATCCAGTCTGCAGAAATCACCATCCCTGTCACTGTCGAGAGCCAAGCCAAGGAGCCGGCCAAGAAGTAG